The DNA segment CTAGTGCAAGTTCTTAAGCATATTTCCTATGTGGGAAACAGTGAGACGAAACATACATAAACAACAGatcaaaattttatttcaaaaaataatgAGCAAATGAGCATGTACAAATGACAATGTACTAGGCACCATTACAAAATATAGAAAGAAAGGATCGAACTTTGTAGAGACCTCAATCCTAGCTAGTTCGTAAAAGAGAATTCAGAATAACAAGAGGCTCCGTAAAAGACCTAACTAGGGTTCCGTTTTTCTCTAGACTGAAACGGCCTAAAACAGATCCGAAAAATGCATCTCTAAAATAGTTAGAGAggtggaagaaaaaaaaaacttaccgGAGATGGAGAGGAGCCTGAGTACCTACGCTGGCCGCTTGGATTTTCGACGACGATGACGATGGCCGCTTGGATGAGTGCCGACGATGATGGTGAAGCCTGTGATTAGCGGCAGAAGCAGAGAGGCGGAGAACGAAAGAGAAAGGAAAATTGTTAAGTTAGGGCTTTTTGCCTGACATTCcattactaaaacaaacttattttttaaaataattgtaaaacttaaTGATTAAATTCTAAAACAATTCTCTCACttataaatattatattatataacAAAAATCATAATGCACAATTAATAAAATTCTAACTAACAGATTAGCATGAATCAATATCAAatttataattatttagaatCTAACACATAATTATATAAATCAAAATTAATGACCCATAATTTTCAATTTATAAGCTAATTAATTATTAATGATACACTAATATTACTTAACGATACCACTAATAAACCTCCACTTACTTTAATTATCAAACTAAAGATAAACAATCAAAAACATTTCTCACAAATATCATTAATACACTTCCATTTAGTGTATAATTATCAATGTATTGGCTAATCAATCACTAACGTTACTTATATAAGGATACCACTAGTTCATTGATAGTTAACGTTACTTAAGGATACCATTAATGCAGTTCTACTTACAGTAATTATCAATTTAagatgtgtgtgtatatatatacactaaGTGTATATTATATAAGCGATATTCGATATAACATTAGCTATAGtaagatgtatatatatatactaagtgtatattATATAAGCGATATTCGATATAACATTAGTTATATTAagatgtgtatgtatatatatatatatatatatatatacactatactATACATTTAGGTAGTGTAATTATGAATTTAGAATAAATCATCGGCAAATCCACTTATGCTTATTGTAATTATCAATTTATATAAGCTAATTATCACTAATACACTTCTACGTAATAAAATTATCAATTTACGGTCGAATCAAACCTAACATTACTTAAGGATACTACTAAAGGACTTATACTTAGTGTAATGTCAATCTATAAGCTAATTACAACTAATGCACTTACTAATTACTATAAGCGACAGAAAAAAGTCCGTCGGTACTGCTGCGTCGGTAAACAACTGTTTTTAGTAGAgtgtatagtatatatagtatagtatagcatatatatatatatatatatatatatatatatatatatatatatatatagtatatcgaatatagcttataatTATCAATGTATAGGCTAATGAATCACTAGCGTTACTTCAGAATAACACTAATATTACTTAACAATACTACTAATAAACCTCCACTTACTTTAATTATCAAACTAAAGATAAATAATCACAAACATTTCTCACAAATATCATTAATACACTTCTATTTAGTGTATAATTATCAATGTATCGGCTAATCAATCACTAACGTTACTTATATAAGGATACCTTCATTGATTGTTAACGTTACTTAAGGATACCATTAATGCAGTTCTAGTTACAGTAATTATCAATTTaagatgtgtgtgtgtgtatatatatatatatatatatatatatatatatatatatatatatatatataagtgtatAGTATATAAGCGATAATTGATATAACATTAGCTATATTaagatgtgtgtgtgtgtatatatatatatatatacacacacacacacacactatacaTTTAGGTAGTGTGATTACGAATTTAGAATAAATCATCGGCAAATCCACTTATGCTTATTGTAATTATCAATTTATATAAGCTAATTGTCACTAATACACTTCTACGTAATAAAATTATCAATTACGGTCGAATCAAACCTAAAATTACTTAAGGATACTACTAAAGGACTTATACTTAGTGTAATGTCAATCTATAAGCTAATTACAACTAATACACTTACTAATTACTATAAGCGACAGAAAAAAGTTCGTCGGTAAACAACTATTTTTTAGTAGTgtgtatagtatatatagtatagtatagcatatatatttatatattacttAAGGATACTACTATATCACTAACATACTTTTACGtaatataattatcaatttacgGTCGAATCAAACCTAACTTTACTTAAGGATACTActatatcaaatatatatatatatatatatatatatatatatatatatatatagtatatcgaatatagcttatatataagTTATagtaaatattatttatttacacacacaatataattaaatttatatataaGCATTTTTCCAACCGAATTCGGTTGGAAATATTCAATTATAATTTTTTCGGTTGGctaattaaatatataaaaaatattcaaagtttccgaccgaattcggtcggaaacttggaaatattttaataaataattatttatgtACAATGCTGACCAAATATTTGACCACTTTTtgaccgaattcggtcggaaataTTGAGTTATAATTATTTCGGTTTTTTGTCTTGCGCGGGAAACAAAAAATTCAGAAAGCAATTTGgaaattttttaataaataattattttttacatTATATACAAGGTTGACCAAAAATTTGACCAGTTcccgaccgaattcggtcggaaatttggaaatattttaataaataattatttttacatTATATACAAGTTTGAGCAAATATTTGACAAATTTTCCGATCGAAATCGGTCGGaaagtttattttttttttgctgtCAGTCACTTTTGTTGTCTTTTGCGACCAAATAATCTTATTTtcgaccgatttcggtcggaaATTCTTGGGCGGAAATCACCTGATTTCTAGTAGTGTTTCTTATATATCAATTTGGTTTATTAATTGCCCCAACTGGCTAATCTTTTGATGAGCTAACTATGGTTATATCCAAATTAACACCTTATAATTACCTTATAAGCGAGGTTGTATAGCATATCTATTTACATAATCTGTCAGTAAAACATAAACTCTATGTAGACAATGGTCATGTCTCTCCTCGGGGAACAAACTTTAACCACCAAAAAAGGAAATTGAACACCGATGATGAATATGTAACAAAATTGTATGAGCCAAACATTAACggggaaaaataaataaaagagaaacGATTTTTTGGGGGGCTATCTCTCCATCTATTTAGTTGctgaattaattaaataattaatatcaattaaaggaaaatggatgaaacagaaaatatttatgaaatttaaagaaaaggaaagagaaacgAACTTTTTTCAAAGAAAGACCTTGTAGTATAAGAACTTTCTTAGCGACTATTCCTCCATTTATTTAGTAACTGAAATTATTCGCGATACATCTGCTGATGAATATACTGCCAACTTTAATTTGCGTTCTTTCTTCATACTATCATTACACCATCATCCTAATTGTTTCTTCCATTTTTTAATCACAAAATAAACCAATAATTCAATGGCATTGATCAAGATTCAATCTTTTTGTTTGCTCTTCACAATCTTgattcttttctcccttttccCTTCACCATCATCATCGTTATCTCACCATCATAGCCGCCGCCAAAAACAGCGCCGCCATAGCCAAAGTTCACAGCAGCTTCCCACTATTTTTCGTCCATCTTTTTTCACATCAACTGAAAGTGGCGGTGAATGGGTTACTTTACAAGAATCAATCGGCGTCTCCGCCATGCACATGCAACTTCTCTACAACAACAAAGTCGTCATCTTTGACCGAACCGACTTCGGCCCTTCTAATCTCTCCCTTCCCGACGGCAAATGCCGCTATAACGACGAGGCCCTTGACGTTGACTGCACTGCTCATTCTCTCCTTTACGACGTTTCATCAAACACTTTTCGTCCTCTTATGGTTCAAACTGACGTTTGGTGTTCATCCGGCGCCGTTAATTCTGACGGCACACTTATTCAAACCGGTGGATATCATGCCGGCGACCACAAAATACGTTTATTTTCACCGTGTGATGATGTTGACGACTGTGATTGGACTGAATTACCGCAGAATTTAACTGTCCAAAGATGGTATGCTTCTGATCATATATTACCAGATGGACGTGTGATTATTGTTGGTGGAAGAAGAGCTTTTAGCTACGAATTTTTTCCCAAGAATGTGAATAATAATGATGGTGTTTTTTATTTACAATTCTTGAAGGAAACTACTGACTTTAAAGAAGAAAACAATCTTTATCCATTCTTGTACATTTTACCCGACGGGAATCTTTATATGTTTGCAAACCAAAGGTCTGTAGTATTGGATTATGTGAATAATAGGATTGTGAAGGAGTTTCCGGTGATTCCCGGTGAAAAAAGGAGTTATCCGGCAACTGGGTCGTCGGTAATGCTGCCGTTACGTTTAAGTGCCGGCGACTCAGCTCAGAATCCGGTGGTGGAGGTGATGATTTGCGGCGGCGCGTCGGGTGGCGCTTATATTAAAGCGCAGAAGGGTGTGTTCGTGCGGGCTTCGAGCACGTGTGGGCGGATGAGGCTGACAGATCCAGATCCTAAATGGGTCATGGAGGATATGCCTATGGGTCGGGTCATGCCCGATATGCTGTTGTTACCCACTGGAGATGTGATCATACTGAATGGGGCATCAAAAGGAACAGCCGGGTGGGAGAATGCATTTGACCCGGTACTGAACCCGGTTCTTTACAGCCCAAACGAACCCGACCCGAGTAAGAGATTCAGTGTTCTCAACCCTAGTACAATTCCAAGAATGTACCACTCATCAGTTACCTTATTGCCAGATGGCAGAATATTAGTAGGTGGAAGTAATCCACACGTAAGGTACAACTTCACAGGCGTAAGGTACCCTACAGAGTTGAGCTTAGAAGCATTTTCACCACCCTATTTAGCCCCACAAAACTCTCATCTACGCCCTTCAATCCTAGCCGTTGAGGGACAAATCAGTGGTTTCCTATCGTATGGTCAGCAATTCTCCATCACCTTCACGTTGGGGTTTTACCAGCCTGAGGAAGAGCTCATGGTAAGCATGATTGCACCCTCATTTACTACACACTCATTCGGGATGAATCAGAGGTTACTGGTTTTGGACATATTGGAAATTGAACAGCTCTCTATGTTTGCGTATAAAGTTACGGTGGTTGCACCTCCATCGCGTAATATTGCACCTCCtggatattatatgatttttGTTGTTCATCAAAATGTTCCTGGTCAATGTGTTTGGGTAAGGATACAGTGACCACTGTAGAAATGTGAATTTTGCTAGGTGCGGCTTATTTTTTGGTAGGCAGTTGGAATAAAATTTTTGGGAtagttgaaaaagagaaaaagtgaTTGTGTGCAGTGGTAAGTTTTATTCAGTGGAATGGCTGAATGTTTCTGCTCTTATTCCTTGTATTATATTTTGGTctttttatgtgaaaattggTACGGAAATGGGTGACCAGTAGAATTTTGGATAACGGAGAAATGTGGAGGATGAGGAATGCAAAAATGACAGTAAATTCGAGCAAGCAGCTTATATTGAGGTTACAAAAACAACATCTTTTGGCATCTAGCTCCTCTTCTTCTCAATGTATTTGCAGCTTCATTTCGTCCTCGAGCAAAGGAAACAAATAATATAGGTAAATACTTTTAAGCAAAATCATGAAAATTTTAGGCAGAAAATTCAACTAAGACCAACTCACAAATGTAACCACTTTTAACCATACTCATGTTCACCTATTAATAAGTTATTATCTAATTCCAAGTGTGTATTATGATGAGGGATGACCACAGTATATATCGTATTGAATAAGGAAGGACATAGATAGAAAACTCTCACTTTTAACAAAGAAGTACCTCATGTTATAAGAAATTATCATAAGCTTGACTATGATGTGATTCTTTACTAATGTCGGAGACTTCATGCGGGGATCATGTAAAACTTTACTAGGCTTTAATGTTTGCCATCGGAtaacattcaatgaagaatattccctGACGTTAAATATGCAGCCGTTGCAGAGAATATTTGCATTGATGCTTGCCGTTACATATTCACCAATACCCCTATATAGTCATTTAagagaggcttgatcctatgATCTTGTTTCCCTAAGTATAGCTATAAATAGTAGGCTCAACAACTATTGTAAGAGAGGGAATTCTTGGTAAAACTTATGTTATATTCCATTCTCAAGCTCAATAAAGTAACTTTATTTGCTCTTTTATACTATTCTTATTTCTGTCCCTGGAGGTACTCGGAATCAAGCTTGTCATTTCTCTCGATTTTAACTGCTAAGTCTTATTTTTAATCTtgtttatttatgatttttggatcaaatcagtttacttgtctataaaccacgtaacAAATTCAATTgccattttacgggtaaacagtttggcacccccTTAGGGCTTAGATAATTGCATAATTGATTCAATCCTTGCATTTATTGCTAACTTGTTTGATTCTTTGTTCCTtagcaaaaaaatcaaaaatggcAGATAACAATGTCAACATCGCACATAACGTTGAGGGACATGAAAATCTACCTCAACCTGAGGATTCAATCAGCGACACACGCAATAAGGGGGATGAGGCAACCCTGGTCCGTGGAAGACAGTACCCCCGACATGTACAAAAACCAACTCCTGATGACGCAGAACGCGAACAAGTTACGAAAACAGTAAGGATCCTAAGAGAGCAACATAAAGCCATCATGGACCACCTCTCAAGGAAGGAATATGTCATGACGGAATTGAAGCAAGCGTTGTTAGGCGCTTGCACAATGCAAACGGAAGGGGTCCGTCTCCTCCCGACATTCCTGCAAAATCAA comes from the Nicotiana sylvestris chromosome 4, ASM39365v2, whole genome shotgun sequence genome and includes:
- the LOC104230916 gene encoding aldehyde oxidase GLOX-like: MALIKIQSFCLLFTILILFSLFPSPSSSLSHHHSRRQKQRRHSQSSQQLPTIFRPSFFTSTESGGEWVTLQESIGVSAMHMQLLYNNKVVIFDRTDFGPSNLSLPDGKCRYNDEALDVDCTAHSLLYDVSSNTFRPLMVQTDVWCSSGAVNSDGTLIQTGGYHAGDHKIRLFSPCDDVDDCDWTELPQNLTVQRWYASDHILPDGRVIIVGGRRAFSYEFFPKNVNNNDGVFYLQFLKETTDFKEENNLYPFLYILPDGNLYMFANQRSVVLDYVNNRIVKEFPVIPGEKRSYPATGSSVMLPLRLSAGDSAQNPVVEVMICGGASGGAYIKAQKGVFVRASSTCGRMRLTDPDPKWVMEDMPMGRVMPDMLLLPTGDVIILNGASKGTAGWENAFDPVLNPVLYSPNEPDPSKRFSVLNPSTIPRMYHSSVTLLPDGRILVGGSNPHVRYNFTGVRYPTELSLEAFSPPYLAPQNSHLRPSILAVEGQISGFLSYGQQFSITFTLGFYQPEEELMVSMIAPSFTTHSFGMNQRLLVLDILEIEQLSMFAYKVTVVAPPSRNIAPPGYYMIFVVHQNVPGQCVWVRIQ